The Mesorhizobium sp. M1D.F.Ca.ET.043.01.1.1 genome contains a region encoding:
- the hupB gene encoding DNA-binding protein HupB — MNKNELVSAVADSASISKADAQSAVDAVFSVITGELKKGGDVRLVGFGNFTVSKRAASTGRNPQTGAEVKIPARTVPKFSAGKGLKDAVN, encoded by the coding sequence ATGAACAAGAACGAACTGGTGTCCGCTGTCGCCGACTCCGCAAGCATTTCGAAGGCTGACGCGCAGTCCGCCGTCGATGCGGTGTTCTCCGTGATCACTGGCGAACTGAAGAAGGGCGGCGATGTCCGGCTTGTCGGCTTCGGAAATTTCACCGTGTCCAAACGCGCTGCTTCGACCGGCCGCAACCCGCAGACCGGCGCGGAAGTGAAGATTCCGGCGCGCACCGTGCCGAAGTTCTCGGCCGGCAAGGGCCTCAAGGACGCGGTCAACTAA
- a CDS encoding aldo/keto reductase, giving the protein MKTRHFDRIGNGGITFTELGFGTAPLGNLYRAVSDEDANTTLEAAWKTGCRYFDTAPLYGLGLSETRLNPFLRGKKRDDYALSSKVGRLMRVSAPEQRTGIGKFFDTPSRREVYDYSYDGVMRSFEASLERLGVDRIDILYVHDVDIFTHGSKEASDRRIEEFMSSGYYGLLSLRDQGVIKAFGGGINEWQVCQTLAERGDFDLFLLAGRYTLLEQEALATFLPLCEKRGIGIVLGGPYNSGILATGPRPGAFYNYSEAPKDVLERVARIEAVCKRHGVRLIEAALQFPLRHPCVMSVIPGGQRPAEVEANRALLDVNIPAALWADLKQESLMRADAPTA; this is encoded by the coding sequence ATGAAGACACGGCATTTCGACCGCATCGGCAATGGCGGCATCACCTTCACCGAGCTCGGCTTCGGCACCGCGCCGCTCGGCAATCTCTACCGTGCCGTCTCCGATGAGGATGCCAATACCACGCTGGAAGCGGCGTGGAAGACCGGCTGCCGCTACTTCGACACCGCTCCGCTCTATGGCCTTGGCCTCTCCGAAACCCGGCTCAACCCCTTCCTGCGCGGCAAGAAGCGCGACGACTATGCGCTGTCGAGCAAGGTCGGCCGCCTCATGCGCGTCTCTGCGCCTGAACAGCGCACCGGCATCGGCAAGTTCTTCGACACGCCCTCGCGCCGGGAAGTCTACGATTACAGCTATGACGGCGTGATGCGCTCCTTCGAGGCCTCGCTGGAGCGTCTCGGCGTCGATCGCATCGACATCCTCTATGTGCACGACGTCGACATATTCACCCACGGCAGCAAGGAGGCGTCGGACAGGCGCATCGAGGAGTTCATGTCCTCGGGCTACTACGGGCTGCTTTCGCTGCGCGACCAAGGTGTGATCAAGGCCTTCGGCGGCGGCATCAACGAATGGCAGGTCTGCCAGACGCTTGCCGAGCGCGGCGACTTCGACCTGTTCCTGCTCGCCGGCCGCTACACGCTGCTCGAGCAGGAAGCGCTGGCCACGTTCCTGCCGCTCTGCGAGAAACGCGGCATCGGCATCGTTCTCGGTGGCCCCTACAATTCGGGTATCCTGGCGACGGGGCCGAGGCCCGGCGCCTTTTACAACTATTCCGAAGCGCCAAAGGACGTTCTCGAGCGCGTGGCGCGCATCGAGGCGGTCTGCAAGCGCCATGGCGTGCGGCTGATCGAGGCCGCGCTGCAGTTCCCGCTGCGGCATCCTTGCGTGATGTCGGTGATCCCCGGCGGCCAGCGGCCGGCTGAGGTCGAAGCCAATCGCGCGCTGCTCGACGTCAACATCCCGGCGGCCTTGTGGGCGGATCTCAAGCAGGAGAGCCTGATGCGCGCCGACGCGCCGACCGCCTGA
- a CDS encoding SIS domain-containing protein yields MTQAGPEMFEIALDELGAVVKRIDDGRVDAACAMLAGAGRIVVYGCGREALQVKGFAMRLYHLGLPVSVVGDMTTPPLGKGDVFLASSGPGETATVLTLMRVARDAGARVLLLTAEPAGSAARLADFTLLVPAQTMASDQGAARTSVLPMGSLFEGALFLLFEVMVLKLKLLTGATPEAMRARHTNME; encoded by the coding sequence ATGACGCAAGCCGGACCGGAGATGTTCGAGATCGCGCTGGACGAGCTTGGCGCGGTTGTGAAGCGCATCGATGACGGCCGGGTCGACGCCGCCTGCGCTATGCTTGCCGGCGCCGGCAGGATCGTCGTCTATGGCTGCGGCCGCGAAGCACTGCAGGTCAAAGGCTTCGCCATGCGGCTCTATCATCTCGGCCTGCCTGTCTCGGTTGTCGGCGACATGACCACGCCGCCGCTGGGGAAAGGCGATGTCTTCCTGGCAAGTTCCGGACCGGGCGAGACGGCGACGGTGCTGACCCTGATGCGTGTTGCGCGCGACGCCGGCGCCAGGGTGCTGCTGCTGACCGCCGAACCGGCCGGCAGCGCGGCGAGACTTGCCGACTTCACGCTGCTCGTCCCGGCCCAGACCATGGCCAGCGACCAGGGCGCCGCCAGAACCTCCGTGCTGCCGATGGGCTCGCTGTTCGAGGGCGCGCTGTTCCTGCTGTTCGAGGTGATGGTGCTGAAGCTCAAGCTGCTCACCGGCGCGACGCCCGAGGCGATGCGCGCCCGGCACACGAATATGGAGTAG
- a CDS encoding creatininase family protein: MRYELMLPHQIRKAIEENWPVALPLGVLEYHGEHMAVGMDTLAVIKTLEHFERERDIVILPPFYYGAASYAVAPPEGSGSVQVGGPVLAPFAEELFYGLLRIGFRNIHAIIHHQTENFVAGMPTDLAFKTAGRQAIFRFLEKQRGEGWWGSDKMADYYSGHAQGENVFNWVQVHPLMPAAMNGKYPFDHAGIGETSLMLALCPEAVDAGHLADNTGWYTKNAPEASAELGQNGVEMILDHLRAILVR; the protein is encoded by the coding sequence ATGCGCTACGAACTGATGCTGCCGCACCAGATCCGCAAGGCGATCGAGGAGAACTGGCCGGTCGCGTTGCCGCTCGGCGTGCTCGAATACCATGGCGAACACATGGCGGTCGGCATGGACACGCTGGCGGTGATCAAGACGCTGGAACACTTCGAGAGGGAGAGGGACATCGTCATCCTGCCGCCCTTCTACTATGGCGCGGCGAGCTATGCCGTGGCGCCGCCGGAAGGCAGCGGCTCGGTGCAGGTCGGCGGTCCGGTGCTGGCGCCCTTCGCGGAGGAGCTGTTCTACGGCCTGCTGCGCATCGGCTTCCGCAACATCCACGCCATAATCCATCACCAGACCGAGAATTTCGTCGCCGGCATGCCGACCGATCTCGCCTTCAAGACCGCCGGCCGGCAGGCGATCTTCCGCTTCCTGGAGAAGCAGCGCGGCGAGGGCTGGTGGGGTTCAGACAAGATGGCCGACTACTATTCCGGCCATGCCCAGGGCGAGAACGTCTTCAACTGGGTGCAGGTGCATCCGCTGATGCCGGCCGCGATGAACGGCAAATATCCGTTCGACCATGCCGGCATCGGCGAGACCTCGCTGATGCTGGCGCTGTGTCCCGAGGCGGTGGATGCCGGTCATCTCGCGGACAATACCGGCTGGTACACGAAAAACGCGCCGGAGGCGTCGGCCGAGCTCGGGCAGAACGGTGTCGAGATGATCCTCGATCATCTCAGGGCGATATTGGTGAGGTAG